The following coding sequences lie in one Streptomyces venezuelae genomic window:
- the eno gene encoding phosphopyruvate hydratase, giving the protein MSSKATAPVDSLDAPATSEAVTAIETVTARRIIDSRGNPTVEVDVVLTDGSLGRAAVPSGASTGAREAVELRDGDAARWHGKGVDQAVAHVNGEIAASVRGRDAADQAGLDAALVALDGTATKSRLGANAILGVSLATAKAAAAAHRQPLYRYLGGADAHLLPLPMMNIVNGGAHADNPLDFQEFMIAPVGADTFAEAVRMGSEVFHTLRRDLLAAGHATGVGDEGGFAPALRTAEEALDFVMAAIERTGYRPGTDIGLIMDPASSEFFRDGVYDYAGEGVRRTPAENVDYLAELIDAYPIVSIEDPMAEDDLDGWRELTARVGDRCQLTGDDVFCTNETLLREGIRTGVGNSVLVKVNQIGTLTEALASVTTAQQAGWTAVMSHRSGETEDTTIADLAVATGCGQIKTGSLSRSDRTAKYNQLIRIEEELGASARYAGGSVLRRG; this is encoded by the coding sequence ATGTCCAGCAAGGCAACCGCGCCCGTCGACAGCCTCGACGCCCCCGCCACCAGCGAGGCCGTCACCGCCATCGAGACCGTCACCGCCCGCCGGATCATCGACAGCCGCGGCAATCCCACGGTCGAGGTCGACGTCGTCCTGACCGACGGGTCCCTGGGGCGCGCGGCCGTTCCCTCCGGCGCCTCCACCGGCGCCCGTGAAGCCGTGGAACTGCGCGACGGCGACGCCGCGCGCTGGCACGGCAAGGGCGTCGACCAGGCGGTGGCCCACGTCAACGGCGAGATCGCGGCCTCCGTGCGCGGCCGGGACGCGGCAGATCAGGCGGGACTCGACGCCGCGCTCGTCGCCCTCGACGGCACCGCGACGAAGTCCCGGCTCGGCGCCAACGCGATCCTCGGCGTCTCCCTCGCCACCGCGAAGGCCGCCGCGGCGGCTCACCGCCAACCCCTCTACCGCTACCTCGGCGGAGCCGACGCCCACCTCCTGCCGCTGCCGATGATGAACATCGTCAACGGCGGTGCGCACGCCGACAATCCGCTGGACTTCCAGGAGTTCATGATCGCGCCCGTGGGCGCGGACACCTTCGCCGAAGCGGTCCGCATGGGCAGCGAGGTCTTCCACACTTTGCGCCGCGACCTGCTGGCGGCCGGGCACGCGACGGGCGTCGGCGACGAAGGCGGCTTCGCGCCCGCGCTGCGCACCGCCGAGGAAGCGCTCGACTTCGTGATGGCCGCCATCGAGCGCACGGGCTACCGCCCCGGCACGGACATCGGCCTCATCATGGACCCGGCGTCGTCGGAGTTCTTCCGCGACGGGGTGTACGACTACGCGGGCGAGGGCGTGCGCCGTACGCCTGCCGAGAACGTCGACTACCTGGCCGAACTGATCGACGCCTACCCGATCGTCTCCATCGAGGACCCGATGGCGGAGGACGACCTCGACGGTTGGCGCGAACTGACCGCCCGCGTCGGCGACCGCTGCCAGCTCACCGGCGACGACGTGTTCTGCACCAACGAGACGCTGCTGCGCGAGGGCATCCGCACGGGCGTCGGCAACTCGGTCCTGGTCAAGGTCAATCAGATCGGCACCCTGACCGAGGCCCTCGCTTCGGTGACCACGGCCCAGCAGGCGGGCTGGACGGCCGTCATGTCGCACCGCTCGGGTGAGACGGAGGACACGACCATCGCGGACCTGGCGGTGGCGACCGGCTGCGGTCAGATCAAGACCGGCTCGCTCTCCCGCTCCGACCGCACCGCGAAGTACAACCAACTGATCCGGATCGAGGAGGAGTTGGGCGCCTCGGCGCGGTACGCGGGCGGTTCCGTGCTGCGACGGGGATAG
- a CDS encoding MarR family winged helix-turn-helix transcriptional regulator produces MPSSPASPTARPSEAAAIAAELRTAMGKLTRRVKHEDRIPLGQVAVLGALDRDGAMTTSDLAADQRVRPQSMARAVGLLMEQNLITRRAHPTDGRKSLVELTDEGRAALEAERGRRVGWLAQAIEDELTDEERALLERSAALLERLASR; encoded by the coding sequence ATGCCCTCCTCGCCCGCATCGCCGACCGCGCGCCCCTCGGAAGCCGCCGCTATCGCCGCCGAACTGCGTACCGCGATGGGCAAGCTCACCCGGCGCGTCAAGCACGAGGACCGGATTCCGCTGGGCCAGGTCGCCGTCCTGGGCGCGCTCGACCGCGACGGCGCCATGACCACCAGCGACCTCGCCGCCGATCAGCGCGTACGCCCCCAGTCGATGGCGCGGGCGGTGGGACTGCTGATGGAACAGAACCTGATCACGCGCAGGGCGCATCCCACGGACGGCCGCAAGTCACTGGTCGAGCTGACGGACGAGGGCCGCGCCGCGCTGGAGGCGGAGCGCGGCCGCAGGGTCGGCTGGCTCGCGCAGGCCATCGAGGACGAACTCACGGACGAGGAACGGGCGTTGCTGGAACGCAGCGCGGCACTGCTGGAGCGACTCGCCTCGCGCTGA
- a CDS encoding CU044_5270 family protein — protein MNHRDTDSTASTASDPSSRARRSDADVEEIARLLPPPAHRDLPHEQYLHRKERLMRSIDHDHADARADRTGRTREGRPGARSARRLLRPALLVPVTALALGGILATGVALTNGDDAPATAATGRHDARDMRPAAALLDQISDAAGKGDALRVRDDQFAYTRSKVRGADLTSGKAVVGPLRDRESWVSQEPGPLRKLGLVRSEGETLPINAELGDTHGTPAGLGRPTYRWLSTLPTDPEKLLAYLYAEVPKSDGAERDQAVFDCIGGLLGGVTPPETAAALYRAAARIPGVTKVPTAKDVTGRTGVGIARDDTTFGARTEWVFDARDLTFLGSRSYLFKDTQYGKAGTLMSAEAVIDFAVVDKAGQTPDTRSS, from the coding sequence ATGAACCACAGGGACACCGACTCGACCGCCTCGACCGCCTCGGACCCTTCTTCCCGGGCCCGGCGTTCGGACGCCGACGTCGAGGAGATCGCCCGGCTGCTGCCGCCCCCGGCCCATCGGGACCTCCCGCACGAGCAGTACCTCCACCGCAAGGAACGACTGATGCGAAGCATCGACCACGACCACGCTGACGCCCGGGCCGACCGCACCGGCAGGACCCGCGAGGGCCGCCCCGGCGCCCGCTCCGCCCGCCGCCTGCTGCGCCCCGCCCTCCTCGTACCCGTCACGGCCCTCGCCCTCGGCGGCATCCTCGCCACGGGCGTCGCCCTCACGAACGGTGACGACGCACCGGCCACCGCGGCGACCGGCCGGCACGACGCACGGGACATGCGGCCCGCGGCGGCGCTCCTCGACCAGATCTCCGACGCCGCGGGCAAGGGAGACGCGCTGCGGGTCAGGGACGACCAGTTCGCGTACACCAGGTCCAAGGTCCGCGGGGCGGACCTCACCAGCGGCAAGGCGGTGGTCGGCCCGCTCAGGGACAGGGAGTCCTGGGTGTCCCAGGAGCCGGGCCCGCTGCGGAAACTCGGACTCGTCCGCAGCGAGGGAGAGACCCTGCCCATCAACGCCGAACTGGGTGACACCCACGGAACACCGGCGGGGCTCGGGCGGCCCACGTACCGCTGGCTGTCCACCCTGCCCACCGACCCGGAGAAGCTGCTGGCCTACCTGTACGCCGAGGTGCCGAAGTCCGACGGAGCGGAGCGCGACCAGGCCGTCTTCGACTGCATCGGCGGCCTGCTCGGCGGAGTGACGCCACCCGAGACGGCCGCCGCCCTCTACCGCGCCGCGGCCAGGATCCCCGGCGTCACGAAGGTGCCCACGGCCAAGGACGTCACCGGGCGGACCGGCGTCGGCATCGCCCGCGACGACACGACGTTCGGCGCCCGCACCGAGTGGGTCTTCGACGCCCGGGACCTCACGTTCCTCGGGTCACGGAGCTACCTCTTCAAGGACACGCAGTACGGCAAGGCGGGAACGCTCATGTCGGCCGAGGCCGTGATCGACTTCGCCGTGGTCGACAAGGCGGGCCAGACACCTGACACTCGGAGCTCATGA
- a CDS encoding RNA polymerase sigma factor has product MRERVRAGERDAFAELYDRYARQVYRHALWLTGDWSTAEDIMSETFLAAWRGRERLQPDEGSLRPWLLGIATHKAENTRRGLRRRLAFLARQRQQTVVADFAPEVAGRIDDTRRLHAVEAALGRLKRHEREVLTLCVWSGLDYQQTAEALGVPVGTVRSRLSRARAKLARFADEASAAEKTGEDREPRDARGEMTGEAALAALPLREETA; this is encoded by the coding sequence CTGCGCGAACGCGTGAGAGCCGGCGAGCGTGACGCGTTCGCCGAGCTGTACGACCGGTACGCCCGGCAGGTCTACCGGCATGCGCTGTGGCTCACCGGTGACTGGTCGACCGCGGAGGACATCATGTCGGAGACATTCCTGGCGGCGTGGCGGGGGCGGGAACGGCTCCAGCCGGACGAGGGCTCGCTGCGGCCCTGGCTGCTGGGCATCGCCACGCACAAGGCGGAGAACACGCGGCGCGGTCTGCGCCGCCGCCTGGCGTTCCTGGCCCGCCAGCGGCAGCAGACCGTGGTCGCCGACTTCGCCCCCGAGGTCGCGGGGCGCATCGACGACACACGGCGGCTGCACGCCGTAGAGGCCGCGCTGGGCCGGCTGAAGCGGCATGAGCGGGAAGTGCTGACGCTGTGCGTGTGGTCGGGCCTCGACTATCAGCAGACGGCAGAGGCGCTCGGCGTTCCCGTCGGCACCGTGCGGTCGCGGCTGTCCCGGGCGCGGGCGAAGCTCGCCCGGTTCGCGGACGAGGCGTCCGCGGCCGAAAAAACGGGAGAAGACAGGGAACCGCGTGACGCTCGCGGAGAGATGACGGGTGAAGCCGCGCTCGCGGCCCTGCCCCTGCGGGAGGAAACGGCATGA
- a CDS encoding VOC family protein, with amino-acid sequence MTTTLAAYVLGTPDPPALADFYRALLGWEEVENSPEWVRLRPLEAERPGLSFQLEPDHTPPTWPQRPGTQQMQAHLDIQVDDLDAETERACALGATVEEHQPLKHVRILRDPHGHLLCLFLPGA; translated from the coding sequence ATGACTACGACGCTCGCCGCTTACGTCCTCGGTACGCCCGATCCGCCCGCGCTGGCCGACTTCTACCGTGCCCTGCTGGGCTGGGAGGAGGTCGAGAACAGCCCGGAGTGGGTCCGTCTGCGGCCGTTGGAGGCGGAGCGCCCCGGCCTCAGCTTCCAGCTCGAACCCGACCACACGCCCCCGACGTGGCCCCAACGCCCCGGTACGCAACAGATGCAGGCCCACCTGGACATCCAGGTCGACGACCTGGACGCGGAGACCGAGCGCGCCTGCGCGCTGGGCGCCACGGTGGAGGAGCATCAGCCGCTGAAGCACGTACGGATCCTCCGTGACCCGCACGGCCATCTGCTCTGCCTCTTCCTCCCGGGAGCGTGA
- a CDS encoding aminoglycoside phosphotransferase family protein, producing MTTGSTAVPRPAIDAALAGRLVDTQFPQWSALPLELLEPAGSDHVIYRLGDDLTVRLPRHADAIGQAAKEAAWLPRLAPHLPLAIPVPVAVGRPDFGYPWPWAVSRWLDGEVATAESLGDSPRAAVQLAEFLTALQACVPEDLPVDGGADIAGGGEGLAGEPLAVRDRATRAAIAELDGVFDAAAMTELWDAALDAPAWDRPPVWFHGDFHTGNLLTVDGRLSAVIDFGGLGVGDPACDLMIAYTLMSAGSRSVFRTALGVDEATWTRGRGWALATGLNAYTTYAAVSPRVAAQTSRQITEALIG from the coding sequence TTGACGACCGGAAGCACCGCGGTCCCCCGTCCGGCGATCGACGCCGCACTGGCCGGACGCCTCGTCGACACGCAGTTCCCGCAGTGGTCCGCGCTCCCTCTCGAACTGCTCGAACCGGCGGGCTCGGACCACGTGATCTACCGCTTGGGGGACGATCTGACCGTCCGGTTGCCCCGCCACGCGGATGCGATCGGACAGGCCGCGAAGGAGGCCGCGTGGCTCCCCCGGCTCGCGCCGCACCTGCCGTTGGCGATCCCGGTCCCGGTCGCGGTGGGCAGGCCCGACTTCGGCTACCCGTGGCCGTGGGCCGTGTCCCGGTGGCTGGACGGCGAGGTCGCGACCGCGGAGTCGCTGGGCGACTCACCCCGGGCCGCCGTCCAACTCGCCGAATTCCTCACCGCTCTGCAGGCGTGCGTACCGGAGGACCTCCCGGTGGACGGGGGTGCCGACATCGCGGGCGGCGGCGAGGGGCTGGCCGGTGAACCGCTGGCCGTACGGGACCGCGCGACACGGGCCGCCATCGCCGAGCTCGACGGCGTGTTCGACGCCGCGGCCATGACCGAGCTGTGGGACGCGGCGCTCGACGCGCCGGCGTGGGACCGCCCACCCGTCTGGTTCCACGGCGACTTCCACACCGGCAACCTGCTGACCGTCGACGGCCGCCTCAGCGCGGTCATCGACTTCGGCGGCCTCGGTGTCGGCGATCCTGCCTGCGACCTGATGATCGCCTACACCCTGATGTCCGCCGGAAGCCGGTCGGTCTTCCGCACCGCGCTCGGCGTCGACGAGGCCACCTGGACCCGGGGCCGCGGCTGGGCGCTGGCCACGGGTCTCAACGCCTACACGACGTACGCCGCCGTCAGCCCCCGGGTCGCCGCGCAGACGTCCCGGCAGATCACCGAGGCGCTGATCGGCTGA
- a CDS encoding LysR family transcriptional regulator: METRELRYFVAVAEELHFGRAAQRLGIAQPPLSRAIHRLERRLDAVLLERTSRSVALTEAGSVLLREARAALDAVEAAERRTRRAALAATGRPGVVLATKAGASSELLAKLLDAYAAEPDAVAVDLLLCGIGEQEPMLRDGRADVALLHLPFDDTAGFDTEELHSEGQIVVLPAGHPLAAREQVRAAEVAGLPDLPLPRWPGRDGTYPDGPGPRARDHAQLFQLIALGRACWIAPESCRAQLGDDLAGVPVVDAPQVTTVIAWPPHSRSRAVAGLVRTATRL; encoded by the coding sequence GTGGAGACAAGGGAGTTGCGGTACTTCGTCGCCGTGGCAGAGGAGCTGCACTTCGGCAGGGCCGCTCAGCGGCTCGGGATCGCGCAGCCCCCGCTGTCGCGGGCGATCCACCGGCTCGAACGGCGCCTCGACGCGGTGCTGCTGGAACGCACGAGCCGCTCGGTGGCCCTGACGGAGGCCGGGTCGGTCCTCCTGCGGGAGGCCCGGGCGGCGCTGGACGCCGTCGAGGCCGCCGAACGACGTACCCGCCGCGCCGCCCTCGCCGCGACCGGCCGCCCCGGCGTGGTCCTCGCCACGAAGGCGGGCGCCTCCAGCGAGCTGCTGGCGAAACTGCTCGACGCGTACGCGGCTGAGCCCGACGCCGTCGCCGTCGACCTGCTGCTCTGCGGGATCGGCGAGCAGGAGCCGATGCTGCGCGACGGCCGGGCCGACGTGGCCCTGCTGCACCTGCCGTTCGACGACACGGCCGGTTTCGACACCGAGGAGCTCCACTCCGAGGGGCAGATCGTGGTGCTGCCGGCCGGGCACCCGCTCGCCGCCCGCGAGCAGGTGCGGGCGGCCGAGGTCGCCGGGCTGCCCGATCTGCCGCTGCCTCGCTGGCCCGGCCGCGACGGTACGTATCCGGACGGGCCCGGCCCGCGGGCCAGGGACCACGCGCAGCTGTTCCAGCTGATCGCGCTCGGCCGAGCGTGCTGGATCGCGCCGGAGTCGTGCCGTGCGCAGCTCGGCGACGACCTCGCCGGTGTGCCGGTCGTGGACGCGCCGCAGGTCACGACGGTGATCGCGTGGCCGCCCCACAGCCGGTCCCGGGCGGTCGCCGGGCTCGTGCGGACCGCCACTCGGCTCTGA
- a CDS encoding SDR family oxidoreductase: MNGQNTSEQKIALVTGANKGIGYEIAAGLGALGWQVGVGARDEERRETAVAKLRAAGADAFGVPLDVTDDASVTAAAEQLENRAGRLDVLVNNAGITGSAPQTPTTVDVATVRAAVETNVIGVIRVTNALLPLLRRSPSPRIVNMSSGVGSLTRQTAPGGDTGPISVAYAPSKTFLNAVTVQYAKELSDTNILINAACPGFCATDLNEFRGVRTPEQGAAVAIRLANLPDGGTTGGFFDDEGEVPW; this comes from the coding sequence ATGAACGGACAGAACACGAGCGAACAGAAGATCGCGCTGGTCACCGGCGCGAACAAGGGGATCGGGTACGAGATCGCGGCCGGTCTCGGCGCCCTCGGCTGGCAGGTCGGAGTCGGCGCCCGGGACGAGGAGCGCCGCGAGACCGCGGTCGCGAAACTGCGGGCGGCCGGCGCCGACGCGTTCGGCGTACCGCTCGACGTGACCGACGACGCGAGCGTGACCGCGGCGGCCGAGCAGCTCGAGAACCGCGCCGGACGTCTCGACGTGCTCGTCAACAACGCCGGGATCACCGGCAGCGCGCCGCAGACGCCGACCACGGTCGACGTCGCGACCGTGCGCGCGGCCGTGGAGACCAACGTGATCGGCGTCATCCGCGTGACCAACGCGCTGCTGCCGCTGCTGCGCCGCTCGCCGTCGCCGCGGATCGTCAACATGTCCAGTGGCGTCGGCTCCCTCACCCGGCAGACCGCCCCCGGGGGCGACACGGGCCCGATCTCCGTCGCGTACGCGCCGTCGAAGACGTTCCTGAACGCGGTCACGGTCCAGTACGCCAAGGAGCTGAGCGACACGAACATCCTCATCAACGCGGCCTGCCCCGGCTTCTGCGCGACCGACCTCAACGAGTTCCGCGGCGTCCGCACCCCGGAGCAGGGCGCGGCGGTCGCCATCCGGCTGGCGAATCTGCCCGACGGCGGCACGACGGGCGGCTTCTTCGACGACGAGGGGGAGGTGCCGTGGTGA
- a CDS encoding DapH/DapD/GlmU-related protein, whose translation MSGDRFMRIHGPEFKAMSERVLRATELTSRLNVLPFEDEEGKADLFERILGKPLPPRTTIYPPFYTDHGLNLDLAERVFINQNCTFLDYAGIRIGERVMIAPKVTFITVGHPVDPVERRSWLTGGPIDVAENVWIGAGATILPGVSIGRDAVIAAGAVVADDVPPASLVTGDKATVNRQW comes from the coding sequence ATGTCCGGCGACCGGTTCATGCGCATCCACGGCCCCGAGTTCAAGGCCATGTCCGAGCGGGTCCTGCGGGCCACCGAGCTGACGTCCCGTCTGAACGTCCTGCCTTTCGAGGACGAGGAGGGCAAGGCAGACCTGTTCGAGCGGATCCTGGGCAAGCCCCTGCCCCCGCGAACCACGATCTACCCGCCCTTCTACACGGACCACGGCCTCAATCTGGACCTCGCGGAGCGCGTGTTCATCAACCAGAACTGCACGTTCCTGGATTACGCCGGTATCCGGATCGGCGAGCGCGTGATGATCGCCCCCAAGGTCACGTTCATCACCGTCGGCCACCCGGTCGACCCCGTGGAGCGCCGGAGCTGGCTCACCGGCGGGCCCATCGACGTGGCGGAAAACGTGTGGATCGGCGCCGGTGCCACGATCCTTCCCGGCGTCAGCATCGGCCGCGACGCCGTGATCGCCGCGGGCGCGGTCGTGGCCGACGACGTGCCACCGGCCAGCCTGGTGACCGGGGACAAGGCGACCGTCAACCGCCAGTGGTGA
- a CDS encoding endonuclease/exonuclease/phosphatase family protein, translating into MHTAGIAGSGRTKGARVFRKGTRLPAGTVFAVFMLLVGPSAPSGALFVRSLPVDAVGEIVPDRVMTWNICNPCDVSDIDRAADIATYAPQVIGLQEACVRDVERIRNYLRSFYGLEYHVRYGTVLQDWGRCGGVPWNPGGFGQAILSAAAMTDPVLVEYPDGGSEDRGYMAVTTTVGGRSVRVFNTHLAQRQQESFRAAQVRVLAEAVARHDRAIVLGDFNAVPDAPELRPLWELAEDTDSECHPEPTGPCEPTTDWHSKFDYVFLRGFAAREHRVRPTPYSDHHMLHTDVEAK; encoded by the coding sequence ATGCACACTGCAGGGATCGCGGGGAGTGGCCGGACCAAGGGGGCGAGAGTGTTCCGTAAGGGCACGAGGTTGCCGGCGGGCACCGTGTTCGCGGTCTTCATGCTGCTCGTCGGCCCCAGCGCCCCGAGCGGCGCCCTCTTCGTCAGGTCGCTGCCGGTCGACGCGGTCGGCGAGATCGTGCCGGACCGGGTCATGACGTGGAACATCTGCAACCCCTGCGACGTGAGCGACATCGACCGGGCGGCGGACATCGCCACGTACGCGCCACAGGTCATCGGGCTGCAGGAGGCGTGCGTACGGGACGTCGAGCGGATCAGGAACTACCTGCGGAGCTTCTACGGCCTCGAGTACCACGTCCGGTACGGGACGGTCCTCCAGGACTGGGGCCGCTGCGGGGGAGTGCCCTGGAATCCGGGAGGCTTCGGGCAGGCGATCCTCTCGGCCGCGGCGATGACGGACCCCGTCCTCGTGGAGTATCCCGACGGCGGCTCGGAGGACCGCGGCTACATGGCCGTCACGACCACCGTGGGCGGCCGGTCGGTGCGGGTCTTCAACACGCACCTCGCCCAGCGGCAGCAGGAGTCGTTCCGGGCCGCCCAGGTCCGCGTACTGGCCGAGGCCGTCGCCCGGCACGACCGTGCGATCGTTCTCGGCGACTTCAACGCGGTGCCGGATGCCCCCGAACTCCGCCCCCTCTGGGAGTTGGCCGAGGACACGGACTCCGAGTGCCACCCCGAGCCCACGGGGCCCTGCGAGCCGACGACGGACTGGCACAGCAAGTTCGACTACGTCTTCCTGCGGGGGTTCGCCGCGCGCGAGCACCGCGTGCGGCCCACGCCGTACTCGGACCACCACATGCTGCACACCGACGTAGAGGCGAAATAG
- a CDS encoding alpha/beta fold hydrolase, with the protein MTDVGFYARRYGPPPREGRPAFVLVHGLGLSGRYFVPLARRLAAGGASVLVPDLPGNGRSRSVVRRAPDVGRLADALAHGLERALPPGPVVLVANSVGCQVVAALAARHPRLVSHLVLVGPALDPGASGARQCVRLVADAPREPLGLLALAGFDYLVTGPLRCAASFRHALRDAAAAFEVNLSRVRAPTLAVRGAGDTIASVAWTRRVADLVADGYARDIPGAAHAAHYGAPDALAALIEKFTSEQYTSEGFTSEQSTAGEPG; encoded by the coding sequence ATGACTGACGTCGGCTTCTACGCCCGCAGGTACGGGCCTCCTCCGCGCGAGGGCCGCCCGGCCTTCGTGCTCGTCCACGGACTCGGGCTCTCGGGCCGCTACTTCGTGCCGCTCGCGCGCCGGCTGGCCGCGGGCGGCGCGAGCGTCCTCGTGCCCGACCTGCCGGGCAACGGGCGCTCGCGGTCCGTCGTACGCCGCGCGCCCGACGTCGGACGGCTCGCGGACGCTCTGGCGCACGGCCTGGAGCGTGCCCTGCCGCCGGGGCCCGTCGTCCTCGTGGCGAACTCGGTCGGCTGCCAGGTGGTCGCCGCCCTGGCCGCCCGCCACCCCCGCCTGGTGAGCCACCTCGTGCTGGTCGGACCCGCGCTCGACCCGGGCGCCTCCGGTGCCCGGCAATGCGTGCGGCTCGTCGCCGACGCCCCCAGAGAGCCCCTCGGCCTGCTCGCGCTGGCCGGGTTCGATTACCTCGTCACGGGTCCGCTGCGCTGCGCGGCCTCCTTCCGGCACGCGCTGCGGGACGCGGCCGCGGCATTCGAGGTGAACCTGTCGCGGGTCCGCGCGCCCACCCTCGCCGTACGGGGGGCGGGTGACACCATCGCCTCCGTCGCATGGACGCGGCGCGTGGCGGATCTCGTCGCCGACGGGTACGCGCGGGACATCCCGGGCGCCGCCCACGCGGCCCACTACGGCGCGCCGGACGCCCTCGCCGCGCTGATCGAGAAGTTCACGAGCGAGCAGTACACGAGCGAGGGGTTCACGAGCGAGCAGTCCACGGCAGGAGAGCCCGGATGA
- a CDS encoding NPP1 family protein, whose amino-acid sequence MKLKSSRAIRRASLSVGGALTLVVAFAGPALAAPPQALPANADGTEQTFQPAYDYDGDGCYPTPAIGPDGTVNGGLKPSGAVNGQCRDASDLANTNGYSRTKCNNGWCAVMYGLYFEKDQAVAGSGLGGHRHDWEHVVVWVKDGRAEYVATSAHGKFRVHSRDQIRWDGTHPKVVYHKDGIGTHCFRAATAGDEPPENHRGAWQFPALVGWNGYPAGLRDKLSAHDFGSATFGLKDASFPGHLAAALPSGVPFDVNA is encoded by the coding sequence ATGAAGCTGAAGTCGAGCAGAGCGATCCGCCGCGCCTCCCTGTCCGTCGGCGGCGCCCTCACCCTGGTCGTGGCCTTCGCCGGACCAGCTCTCGCCGCGCCGCCACAGGCCCTGCCCGCGAACGCCGACGGCACCGAGCAGACGTTCCAGCCCGCGTACGACTACGACGGCGACGGCTGTTATCCGACGCCCGCCATCGGACCCGACGGAACGGTGAACGGCGGGCTCAAGCCGAGCGGTGCCGTCAACGGCCAGTGCCGTGACGCGAGCGACCTCGCCAACACCAACGGCTACTCCCGCACCAAGTGCAACAACGGCTGGTGCGCCGTCATGTACGGCCTCTACTTCGAGAAGGACCAGGCCGTGGCCGGCAGCGGCCTCGGCGGCCACCGGCACGACTGGGAGCACGTCGTGGTGTGGGTGAAGGACGGCCGCGCCGAGTACGTCGCCACCTCGGCCCACGGCAAGTTCCGCGTCCACTCGCGCGACCAGATCCGCTGGGACGGCACGCATCCGAAGGTCGTCTACCACAAGGACGGCATCGGGACCCACTGCTTCCGCGCCGCGACCGCGGGCGACGAGCCGCCCGAGAACCACCGCGGCGCCTGGCAGTTCCCCGCCCTGGTCGGCTGGAACGGCTACCCGGCGGGTCTCCGGGACAAGCTGAGCGCCCACGACTTCGGCAGCGCCACCTTCGGGCTCAAGGACGCGAGCTTCCCCGGTCACCTGGCCGCGGCCCTGCCGTCGGGCGTGCCTTTCGACGTCAACGCCTGA
- a CDS encoding antitoxin, producing the protein MSVMDKLKQMLKGHEDKAGQGIDKAGDFVDDRTQGKYSSQVDTAQDKLRDQFGSDRSQQDPPQS; encoded by the coding sequence ATGTCGGTCATGGACAAGCTCAAGCAGATGCTCAAGGGGCACGAGGACAAGGCCGGGCAGGGAATCGACAAGGCAGGGGACTTCGTCGACGACAGGACCCAGGGCAAGTACTCCAGCCAGGTCGACACCGCCCAGGACAAGCTCCGGGACCAGTTCGGCTCGGACCGGTCCCAGCAGGACCCGCCGCAGAGCTAG